In Syngnathoides biaculeatus isolate LvHL_M chromosome 5, ASM1980259v1, whole genome shotgun sequence, the following are encoded in one genomic region:
- the LOC133500277 gene encoding protein NDRG1-like produces MVLEENECDSVFEPQITEEHVDTQYGKVHCVMTGTPRANRPVILTYHDVGLNHKSCFEALFAHEDMQEILRHFPVCHVEAPGQHEAAKTFPTSYSYPTMDQLSEALPAVLKHFGLRSVIGLGVGAGACILANFALNHPDLVDGLVLININPNAEGLIDTVANKITEWTHTLPDTIITHLFGKEEIQSNHDLIATYRHHITATMNQHNVVQFFRAYNSRGALEVERPVPGGNVNVRTLKCSTLLLVGDNSPFVEAVVDCNSKLNPTKTTLLKMADCGGLPQVAQPAKVIEAFKYFIQGLGYLSSASMTRLRSRTTSSSSVSSLENSRSRAHEKRGRSHTDVSMESLSNGNMDRIVSKSTHEVAC; encoded by the exons ATGGTTCTGGAAGAGAATGAATGCGACTCTGTCTTCGAGCCTCAGATCACT GAGGAACACGTCGACACTCAGTACGGGAAGGTCCACTGCGTCATGACGGGAACCCCCAGGGCAAATCGTCCCGTCATTCTGACCTATCACGACGTCGGACTCAACc aCAAGTCGTGTTTTGAGGCTCTGTTTGCACACGAGGACATGCAAGAAATCCTCAGACATTTCCCCGTTTGCCACGTTGAAGCCCCGGGACAACACGAAGCGGCCAAAACATTCCCTACATC GTACTCCTACCCAACGATGGACCAACTGTCCGAAGCGCTGCCTGCTGTGCTCAAACACTTCGG GTTGCGCAGTGTGATCGGACTGGGAGTTGGAGCAGGCGCCTGCATCTTGGCCAACTTTGCT CTGAATCACCCTGATCTGGTGGATGGATTGGTCCTGATCAACATCAACCCAAACGCCGAGGGATTAATTGATACCGTCGCAAACAAG ATTACCGAGTGGACTCACACGCTCCCTGACACGATTATCACACACTTATTCGGAAAG GAAGAGATCCAATCCAACCACGACCTCATAGCTACGTACCGCCACCACATCACCGCGACCATGAACCAGCACAACGTGGTCCAGTTCTTCCGCGCTTACAACAGCCGTGGCGCCCTTGAGGTGGAGAGGCCTGTTCCTGGAGGAAACGTCAACGTCAGGACACTCAA ATGCTCCACGTTGCTGCTTGTTGGAGACAACTCCCCGTTTGTGGAGGCTGTGGTTGACTGCAACTCTAAACTGAACCCCACAAAGACCACATTGCTCAAG ATGGCGGACTGTGGCGGACTTCCGCAAGTGGCTCAG CCAGCCAAAGTGATTGAAGCCTTCAAATATTTCATCCAAGGCCTGGGATACT TATCCAGCGCCAGCATGACCAGGCTGCGGTCACGCACCACCTCGAGCTCCAGCGTCTCATCCCTGGAGAACTCTCGGAGTCGGGCACACGAGAAGCGCGGACGCTCCCACACCGACGTCTCCATGGAGAGCCTCTCCAACGGCAACATGGACCGCATCGTTTCCAAATCCACGCATGAAGTGGCGTGCTGA